From the genome of Gammaproteobacteria bacterium:
CCGCCGTAGGGATAGTAGTAGGTGTCAGCCTGGATGACCCCCGCGCTGTTGACAATGCGCGCCGTACTGTTCAGGTGGTCGGTCAGCAGGTAGTAGACCACACCGCCGCTGCGCATGGCCACCACACCGCCTGGTCCTGTGTAGTAGCTCTTGCCGGCTCCGCCCGAGTACTCATAGACGCCCCCGATAGTAACGGTCGTC
Proteins encoded in this window:
- a CDS encoding RHS repeat-associated core domain-containing protein, whose product is MNGVTTVTIGGVYEYSGGAGKSYYTGPGGVVAMRSGGVVYYLLTDHLNSTARIVNSAGVIQADTYYYPYGG